One Pichia kudriavzevii chromosome 3, complete sequence genomic window carries:
- a CDS encoding uncharacterized protein (PKUD0C08570; similar to Saccharomyces cerevisiae YBR089C-A (NHP6B) and YPR052C (NHP6A); ancestral locus Anc_3.333; intron in 5' UTR): MPPREQKEKRSRAKKDPNAPKRALSAYMFFANSERDVVRAENPGIAFGQIGKLLGEKWKSMDAEKRAPFEQQAEADKKRYELEKAKYLKKKESEYLEKNEE, from the coding sequence ATGCCACCAAGagaacaaaaggaaaaaagatCCAGAGCAAAGAAGGATCCTAATGCTCCAAAGAGGGCATTATCTGCATATATGTTTTTCGCAAATTCAGAGAGAGACGTTGTTAGAGCAGAAAACCCTGGTATTGCATTTGGCCAAATTGGTAAATTGTTAGGTGAGAAATGGAAGTCAATGGATGCTGAGAAAAGAGCACCTTTTGAACAACAAGCTGAAGCAGATAAGAAAAGATACGAATTGGAGAAGGCAAAatacttgaagaagaaggagtCCGAGTATTTGgaaaagaatgaagaatAA
- a CDS encoding uncharacterized protein (PKUD0C08590; similar to Saccharomyces cerevisiae YKL054C (DEF1); ancestral locus Anc_2.586), which translates to MSELEHHPKKSSKFRGASKKSSTQASSSSAEDLKQKISTLTDILPDWTYQDFISIKDEIANVDVPEILEGIFSGKIQKWEVTDKREERERKKAAQLAQQQAQQQQQQQQQQQQLAQQQQSGPQQLASEGDIDSRTSNWDDSGNSNSTSSSHYHNHHSHGHHQHPHHQQPLKRNVPNKQFRQKPKPHHQQEYHSHSNNNTNNNNNNSSTGNSHNSINKKSPANSTSPSQGSSWASALKSEQRNDVSQQSNDILSEKSPAVVEDEEQVVNQVQKSRSRDGKDASNGDVIKDFNNEIANSQNEPLKPAKMSWAALLKPKKETKKQKEAEAVEEVRIEEPIVEAVEEVTEEVIETVEEIDDDNGIAAPEDGSTNAISETTAVEKHAKVEEGQGKVSPKSDVAETTSDLNKLSLNETSEPAHSEETQSVEKSNQKEAEKPQQVEQPAQPAQPAQPAQPAQPAQQVQTVPAQPAQPAQSVQAQKYNEYQQQNVNYGMENYMRNSQYDPSQLSNPYMYNQQYMDPMQSQFMTSGVNSIPTASNDLNVAASPAAASIMPNMTNPAAAMGNVSPMVGMPQFIPPYYNYFYIPQAGYMGYAQNQPPVAGAANTLQQNKFYAQYGQNNGNQGQDQAADKDQPHPPTPAQAQAQAQAQPHPQHPPTQSQPQPQPQSQSSSQSSQQQPASQQSQQSQTRQQSAYGQYPQYNQYGQYGQQYGQYGQQQQYGQYGQQQQYGQYGQQQYGQYGQYGNAFGGNAAGAHAGGAASFGGFAASSTGASDTTAGANDYNQYYNQNQFPSGSNF; encoded by the coding sequence ATGTCGGAACTTGAGCATCACCCCAAGAAGAGCAGCAAATTCAGAGGCGCCTCCAAGAAGTCGTCGACACAGGCTAGCAGCAGTTCAGCAGAGGATTTGAAGCAGAAGATCAGTACCTTGACAGACATTCTCCCTGACTGGACGTACCAGGACTTTATTTCCATCAAGGACGAAATTGCTAACGTTGACGTTCCAGAGATTCTTGAAGGGATCTTCTCGGGCAAAATCCAGAAATGGGAAGTTACTGATAAAAGAGAGGAGAGAGAGAGGAAGAAGGCTGCCCAGCTTGCCCAGCAACAGgcacaacaacaacaacagcaacagcaacagcagcaacagctggcgcaacaacaacagtcGGGACCACAGCAACTGGCCTCGGAGGGAGATATCGATTCACGTACTTCCAACTGGGACGATTCTGGTAATTCCAACAGTACATCCTCCTCCCATTATCACAACCACCATAGCCACGGCCATCACCAACATCCGCATCACCAACAACCACTCAAGAGAAACGTGCcaaacaaacaattcaGACAAAAGCCAAAACCACACCATCAACAAGAATATCACAGCCACAGCAATAATAAtactaataataataataataacagcAGCACGGGAAATAGTCATAACAgtataaataaaaagtcGCCTGCTAATTCTACGTCACCAAGTCAAGGTTCATCTTGGGCTAGTGCTTTGAAATCGGAACAAAGAAACGATGTTTCTCAACAGTCCAATGATATACTCAGTGAGAAGTCACCTGCAGTTGTGGAGGATGAAGAACAGGTTGTCAACCAGGTACAAAAATCCCGTTCAAGAGATGGCAAGGATGCATCAAATGGCGACGTCattaaagatttcaataatgAGATTGCAAATAGTCAAAACGAACCTTTGAAACCAGCAAAGATGAGCTGGGCTGCCCTATTGAAGCCTAAGAAAGAAaccaagaaacaaaaggaagCTGAAGCAGTGGAAGAAGTCAGAATCGAAGAACCTATTGTAGAGGCTGTTGAGGAAGTCACTGAGGAAGTCATTGAAACTGTTGAGGAAATCGACGATGACAATGGTATCGCTGCACCTGAAGATGGTTCTACAAATGCCATTTCTGAAACTACTGCTGTTGAAAAACATGcaaaggttgaagaaggacaagGTAAGGTTTCACCTAAATCTGATGTTGCTGAAACAACAAGCgatttgaacaaattgtCCCTAAATGAGACATCTGAACCTGCTCATAGTGAAGAAACCCAGTCAGTAGAAAAATCCAACCAAAAAGAAGCAGAAAAACCTCAACAAGTCGAACAACCAGCACAACCAGCACAACCAGCACAACCAGCACAACCAGCACAACCAGCACAACAAGTACAAACAGTACCAGCACAACCAGCACAACCAGCACAATCCGTTCAAGCtcaaaaatataatgagtatcaacaacagaatGTCAATTATGGTATGGAGAACTACATGAGAAATAGCCAGTATGATCCATCTCAATTATCCAACCCTTATATGTACAATCAACAATATATGGATCCAATGCAATCACAATTCATGACATCTGGTGTTAACTCCATTCCAACTGCTTCTAATGATCTTAATGTTGCTGCATCTCCAGCGGCTGCATCCATTATGCCAAATATGACCAACCCTGCAGCGGCAATGGGTAATGTCTCTCCAATGGTCGGTATGCCTCAATTTATTCCTCCATATTATAACTATTTCTACATTCCTCAAGCAGGTTACATGGGTTATGCACAGAACCAACCACCGGTTGCAGGTGCTGCCAATACTTTACAACAAAATAAGTTTTATGCTCAATATGGTCAAAATAATGGCAATCAAGGGCAAGATCAAGCAGCTGATAAAGATCAACCACATCCTCCAACTCCAGCCCAAGCCCAAGCCCAGGCACAGGCTCAACCACACCCACAACACCCACCAACTCAGTCCCAACCACAACCACAGCCACAATCACAATCTTCATCACAATCttctcaacaacaaccagCTTCTCAACAATCCCAACAGTCTCAAACCCGCCAACAAAGCGCTTATGGACAATACCCACAATACAACCAGTATGGACAATACGGTCAACAATATGGTCAATACggtcaacaacaacaatatgGTCAATACggtcaacaacaacaatatgGTCAGTATGGCCAACAACAGTACGGACAATACGGTCAATATGGTAATGCCTTTGGTGGTAATGCTGCAGGTGCACATGCTGGCGGTGCTGCAAGTTTCGGTGGATTTGCTGCTTCTTCTACAGGTGCAAGCGACACAACTGCCGGTGCCAACGATTACAATCAATACTACAATCAAAACCAGTTCCCATCCGGTTCTAACTTCTAA
- a CDS encoding uncharacterized protein (PKUD0C08600; similar to Saccharomyces cerevisiae YKL060C (FBA1); ancestral locus Anc_2.577) has product MTLDFLSRKTGVIVGDDVRKLFDYAHQKGFAIPAINVTSSSTAVAALEAARDNNSPIILQTSNGGAAFFAGKGVSNEGQNASIHGAVAAAHYIRSIAPTYGIPVVLHSDHCAKKLLPWFDGMLEADEAYFKIHGEPLFSSHMLDLSEENDDENIATCVKYFTRMAKMQQWLEMEIGITGGEEDGVNNEHVEKDALYTTPETVFAVYKALSPISPNFSIAAAFGNVHGVYKPGNVVLRPSILGEHQKYAKEQLKTNKEHPLYLVFHGGSGSTQAEFDEGIKNGVVKVNIDTDTQYAYLTGIRDYVLNKKDYIMSMVGNPEGEDKPNKKYFDPRVWVREGEKTMSKRITEALEVFHTKNQL; this is encoded by the coding sequence atgACTTTAGATTTCCTCTCCAGAAAGACCGGTGTTATTGTCGGTGACGATGTTAGAAAGCTTTTCGACTATGCCCACCAAAAGGGATTTGCCATTCCAGCAATCAATGTGACCTCGTCCTCCACTGCCGTTGCTGCATTGGAAGCTGCAAGAGACAACAACTCTCCTATTATTCTACAGACATCCAATGGTGGTGCTGCCTTTTTCGCAGGTAAGGGCGTGTCCAATGAAGGCCAGAATGCTTCAATTCATGGTGCAGTTGCTGCAGCTCACTACATTAGATCCATTGCTCCAACTTATGGCATTCCTGTTGTTCTTCATTCTGACCACTGTGCAAAGAAGTTGCTTCCATGGTTTGATGGTATGCTAGAAGCAGATGAGGCTTATTTCAAGATCCATGGCGAACCATTGTTTTCCTCCCACATGTTGGACTTGtctgaagaaaatgacGATGAAAACATTGCAACCTGTGTGAAGTATTTCACAAGAATGGCAAAGATGCAACAATGGTTAGAAATGGAAATCGGTATTACTGGtggtgaagaagatggtgtTAATAATGAACACGTTGAAAAAGATGCTCTTTACACTACTCCGGAAACCGTCTTTGCCGTTTACAAGGCCCTCTctccaatttctccaaactTCTCCATTGCTGCAGCATTTGGTAACGTCCATGGTGTTTATAAGCCAGGTAATGTTGTCTTGAGACCTTCTATTTTAGGTGAACACCAAAAGTACGCTAAGGAACAATTAAAGACTAACAAGGAACATCCATTATACTTGGTTTTCCATGGTGGTTCTGGTTCCACCCAGGCTGAATTCGATGAAGGTATTAAGAATGGTGTTGTTAAGGTCAACATTGACACTGATACCCAATATGCATACTTGACTGGTATTAGAGACTATGTCTTGAACAAGAAGGACTACATTATGTCCATGGTTGGTAACCCAGAAGGTGAAGACAAGCCAAACAAGAAGTACTTTGATCCTAGAGTGTGGGTCAGAGAAGGTGAAAAGACAATGTCCAAGAGAATCACTGAGGCTTTGGAAGTTTTCCACACCAAGAACCAATTGTAA
- a CDS encoding uncharacterized protein (PKUD0C08635) — protein MFPFIEHVFLGDLLSKSLQTKPQRMDTLGRPLPLMYGATKKRTPLDVFLENEGSGEKVEGREFGKLETDGLTTKIKSKPVKPRTKILIGDPLPLDYNSSEPNRNDVLELEKKKEEINEDIRKRIKLSDIGDPLPLKYESLETTSTTSNDFNPSLASMDDTGSSFEDMEMVSRPKRRLVKYNIGDPLPLLYNPKEEDNIETQEYFRWKDSATDKTFSEWKYGVSQREPPIEPVVIDNNESNNNNNDDDGGNNNNSTKSNDGNDDKGDVYDNNNGNEKGVDVCGSTSGNKEAKKEEKQDIVMEEEPGNVTSQIDKSIKADEYDSNEADEKHDGVTSSEQGNLDEMITFNEITQLLANNSYDVLRSKSQDADFRIQLIRYLKQLEKQHDVLNGLLQGETQTVERRYWNGLLIGCFVLVILCTVSYFLAD, from the coding sequence ATGTTTCCTTTTATTGAGCATGTTTTTTTGGGAGATTTACTTTCCAAGTCTTTGCAAACAAAGCCACAGAGGATGGACACTTTGGGGCGGCCTTTGCCGTTGATGTATGGTGCGACCAAGAAACGTACACCATTAGATGTTTTCCTGGAAAATGAGGGGAGCGGGGAGAAAGTTGAAGGTAGAGAGTTTGGGAAGTTAGAAACTGATGGCTTAACAACGAAGATTAAGAGTAAACCAGTGAAACCAAGGACCAAAATACTTATTGGTGACCCCTTACCCTTAGATTATAATAGCTCTGAACCGAATAGAAACGACGTATTGGaactggaaaaaaagaaagaagaaatcaatgaagACATACGGAAACGAATCAAATTGAGTGACATTGGGGACCCCTTGCCATTGAAATATGAATCACTGGAGACCACCAGTACCACGAGCAATGACTTTAATCCTTCTCTAGCCAGTATGGATGACACCGGAAGTAGTTTTGAAGACATGGAGATGGTGTCCAGGCCAAAACGACGATTAGTGAAGTACAATATTGGTGATCCACTACCGTTACTGTACAATCCCAAAGAGGAGGATAACATTGAAACTCAAGAGTACTTCCGGTGGAAGGATTCTGCTACAGACAAGACATTCTCAGAGTGGAAATATGGGGTCTCCCAGCGAGAACCGCCCATCGAGCCGGTTGTGATAGATAACAACGAAtctaataataataataatgatgacgatggtggtaataacaacaatagtACTAAAAGCAACGACGGGAATGATGATAAAGGTGACGTGTATGATAATAACAACGGTAATGAGAAAGGTGTTGATGTGTGTGGTAGTACTAGTGGGAATAAGGAAgcaaaaaaggaagaaaaacaggATATAGTaatggaagaagaaccaGGAAATGTGACCAGTCAGATCGACAAAAGTATAAAAGCAGACGAATACGATTCTAATGAAGCAGACGAGAAGCACGACGGTGTTACATCCAGTGAACAAGGGAATTTGGATGAAATGATCActttcaatgaaatcacACAGTTACTAGCCAACAATTCCTATGATGTTCTAAGAAGCAAGTCACAAGATGCCGACTTCCGCATACAGTTGATTCGATATTTGAAACAACTCGAGAAGCAGCATGATGTCCTCAATGGGTTGCTACAAGGTGAAACTCAGACGGTTGAAAGACGCTACTGGAATGGCCTGCTTATCGGATGCTTTGTTCTTGTCATTCTCTGCACCGTTTCCTACTTTTTGGCCGATTAG
- a CDS encoding uncharacterized protein (PKUD0C08620; similar to Saccharomyces cerevisiae YBL080C (PET112); ancestral locus Anc_7.403) yields MAQFKVGLEIHTQLQTLYKLFSKSPNTSSVLSTAPNTTTSFFDVSLPGTQPLLNKECLLKTLKLASSLNCEIPSVSSFDRKHYFYGDQPLGYQITQHFHPIARNGRFTLLQKHNLKLDKDLIVRIQQLQLEQDTGRSIYHNINSNLSNIDFNRANIPLVEMVTMPDFENIEQVRAFLQNYIKLVQMLDVCSGDLETGAIRVDVNINVVGHQRVEIKNLPTISAIINAIKYEAKRQTQLVKTGQVPNDIETRGWNGKTTYHLRSKETNVDYRYVPDMELPNIKLNIDSLLPKIKETMPPSIAEQLNHLMDTYKLNTRDARILFNSPPLSLFFQSIYENVNPLHRNKVINWIVHEFLGALTKSEVVFSPDIITLESFTQLIDNVEAGNITKSNGKLLLLHLINNKEDQSRPILELAQEFDMLSSNTLDIDTLVSTVLSNNKKVVDEILQGKPKKINFLIGQCMRESGGNIQPSLFESKIKDCLKQK; encoded by the coding sequence ATGGCGCAGTTTAAAGTGGGTCTTGAAATACACACCCAATTACAGACTCTATACAAACTCTTTTCGAAATCTCCAAATACATCCTCCGTCTTATCCACAGCTCCCAATACTACAACGTCCTTCTTCGATGTGTCTCTCCCAGGTACCCAGCCGCTGTTGAATAAAGAATGTCTCTTGAAGACGTTGAAATTGGCCTCCTCCCTCAACTGCGAAATCCCCTCCGTATCATCCTTTGATCGGAAACACTACTTTTACGGCGATCAGCCTCTAGGGTACCAAATCACCCAGCACTTCCATCCTATTGCAAGGAATGGACGTTTCACCCTGCTGCAGAAACACAACCTGAAGCTCGATAAAGACCTAATTGTCCGTATTCAGCAACTTCAACTAGAACAAGATACTGGACGGTCAATCTATCACAATATAAACTCAAATCTCTCCAATATTGACTTCAATAGGGCTAATATCCCCCTAGTGGAAATGGTTACAATGCCagattttgagaatattgAACAGGTGCGTGCCTTTCTACAAAACTATATCAAATTGGTGCAAATGTTGGATGTGTGTTCTGGTGATTTGGAGACTGGTGCAATTAGGGTCGATGTTAACATCAACGTTGTAGGACACCAGCGAGtggaaattaaaaatttaCCAACTATCTCGGCAATTATAAACGCCATCAAATACGAGGCAAAGAGACAAACCCAGCTTGTCAAAACAGGTCAAGTTCCtaatgatattgaaactaGAGGCTGGAATGGTAAAACAACCTACCATTTAAGAAGTAAAGAAACCAATGTAGATTATAGGTATGTCCCCGATATGGAATTGCCAAACATCAAGCTAAATATAGATTCTTTGCTACCTAAAATTAAGGAGACAATGCCGCCATCAATAGCAGAACAACTAAATCACCTTATGGATACCTATAAATTAAATACAAGAGATGCGAGGATCTTGTTCAATAGTCCACCGTTGTCCTTGTTCTTTCAATCGATTTATGAGAATGTCAACCCACTACATCGGAATAAGGTAATCAACTGGATCGTCCACGAATTTCTCGGTGCCTTGACTAAAAGTGAAGTTGTGTTTTCCCCAGATATAATCACACTCGAATCCTTCACACAACTTATAGATAACGTCGAAGCTGGTAATATCACCAAGTCAAATGGCAAGTTGCTGCTATTACACCTAATCAATAACAAAGAGGACCAGTCACGTCCTATTCTCGAATTGGCCCAGGAATTCGATATGCTGTCCTCAAACACACTGGATATTGATACACTCGTATCTACAGTTTTGtccaacaacaaaaaggTTGTTGACGAAATACTACAAgggaaaccaaaaaaaatcaactttcTAATCGGCCAGTGTATGCGTGAATCGGGCGGGAATATTCAACCTTCCTTGTTTGAGAGTAAAATAAAAGATTGCcttaaacaaaaataa
- a CDS encoding uncharacterized protein (PKUD0C08610; Pfam Domains: ADH_zinc_N(3.3e-48)|ADH_N(7.8e-41)), whose protein sequence is MLSKTITAALRGNTTRTAFRINAIRSLAIPAIPETQKGVIFYENGGELFYKDIPVPKPKPNEILVNVKYSGVCHTDLHAWKGDWPLATKLPLVGGHEGAGVVVAKGDNVTNFEIGDYAGIKWLNGSCMGCEFCQQGAEPNCPQADLSGYTHDGSFQQYATADAVQAAKIPQGTDLAQVAPILCAGITVYKALKTAELRPGQWVAISGAAGGLGSLAVQYAKAMGLRVLGIDGGEEKGKFAKSLGAEVFIDFTKSKDIVKDIQEATNGGPHGVINVSVSPAAISQSTQYVRTLGKVVLVGLPAHAVCESSVFDHVVKSIQIRGSYVGNREDTSEAIDFFTRGLVKSPIKIVGLSELPKIYELMEQGKILGRYVVDTSK, encoded by the coding sequence ATGTTATCCAAGACCATCACTGCTGCATTGAGGGGCAATACAACTCGTACTGCATTCAGAATCAATGCCATTAGAAGTTTAGCGATCCCAGCTATTCCAGAGACACAAAAGGGTGTTATCTTTTATGAGAACGGAGGTGAACTATTTTACAAGGACATTCCAGTTCCAAAGCCAAAGCCAAATGAGATTTTGGTGAATGTCAAGTATTCTGGTGTTTGTCATACCGATTTACACGCATGGAAAGGTGACTGGCCTTTGGCGACCAAGTTGCCATTGGTTGGTGGACATGAAGGTGCCggagttgttgttgctaAGGGGGACAATGTCAccaactttgaaattggcGATTATGCCGGTATCAAGTGGTTGAATGGTTCATGTATGGGGTGTGAATTTTGCCAACAAGGTGCAGAGCCAAACTGTCCACAGGCCGACTTGAGTGGTTACACCCATGACGGGTCCTTTCAACAATATGCCACTGCCGATGCTGTTCAGGCAGCCAAGATTCCTCAGGGCACTGATTTGGCTCAAGTTGCGCCAATTTTATGTGCAGGTATTACTGTCTATAAGGCTTTAAAGACTGCAGAATTAAGACCAGGTCAATGGGTTGCCATTTCTGGTGCTGCTGGAGGTTTAGGTTCTCTTGCTGTTCAATATGCCAAGGCCATGGGTTTGAGAGTTTTGGGTATTGATGGTGGTGAGGAGAAGGGCAAGTTTGCAAAGTCTCTTGGAGCTGAagttttcattgatttcaccAAATCCAAGGACATTGTCAAGGATATCCAAGAGGCCACCAATGGTGGTCCACATGGTGTCATTAAtgtttctgtttctccAGCTGCTATTTCCCAAAGTACCCAGTATGTCAGAACCTTGGGTAAGGTTGTCCTTGTTGGATTACCAGCGCATGCTGTATGCGAGTCTTCGGTTTTCGACCATGTTGTCAAGTCGATTCAAATTAGAGGCTCTTATGTTGGTAACAGGGAAGATACTAGTGAGgctattgattttttcaccAGGGGTTTAGTGAAGTCACCAATTAAGATTGTTGGTTTGAGTGAGTTGCCAAAGATCTATGAATTGATGGAGCAAGGTAAGATTTTAGGCAGATATGTTGTTGACACTTCGAAATGA
- a CDS encoding uncharacterized protein (PKUD0C08630; similar to Saccharomyces cerevisiae YBL078C (ATG8); ancestral locus Anc_7.400), translating into MRHENCWQPVQSTNTQSATKHCYLSILEKRKEESMRIRSKFQDRIPVICERVEDSDIPNIDKRKYLVPSDLTVGQFVYVIRRRIHLPSEKAIFIFVKDILPPTTALMSTIYDQYKDEDGFLYIVYSGENTFGELCQV; encoded by the coding sequence ATGCGACATGAGAACTGTTGGCAACCAGTGCAAAGTACTAACACCCAATCTGCAACTAAACATTGTTATTTATCTATCttagaaaagagaaaggaAGAATCCATGCGGATTCGTTCGAAATTCCAAGATCGAATTCCAGTGATCTGTGAACGGGTTGAAGATAGTGACATTCCTAACATTGATAAGAGGAAGTACCTTGTTCCCTCCGATTTGACAGTTGGTCAATTTGTTTATGTTATAAGACGCAGAATCCATTTACCCTCAGAGAAGGCCATCTTCATATTCGTCAAGGATATTTTACCGCCTACAACTGCATTGATGAGTACAATCTATGATCAGTATAAAGACGAGGACGGGTTTCTTTATATTGTTTACAGTGGGGAAAATACCTTTGGCGAATTATGCCAAGTATAG
- a CDS encoding uncharacterized protein (PKUD0C08580; similar to Saccharomyces cerevisiae YKR056W (TRM2); ancestral locus Anc_1.214), whose product MSLSYWVRQSQRVIHHTSIRYIMSISASVEEMRAQREVPLGLDERPSLTKRNKPINPNSKSNEAKRKRPSHRKPPRTNFDHTSPLGVLTEFEIPNMLVEHHEKVCALLGCDAKETPYLTIKDVLNPVRDIINDDGVLDAFNWRELQNVQVLSMSAKGDGLAIIRSPTFEKVVQCQEFANERDRERLEQWKRDHPEEVAKEEERIRLEEERHQAWRLANPELAAKSDLKKNSTEENIDEQGQQDHKKKKRRRNGIFEFEPYRRQIKAEDMPKVQIATIPFAFPGDVVNIKVFHTNQHYVDSEIMEFVKLSKLRPESERGLTKPMETKCAYFGICSGCQYQSISYESQLEIKKEVVENAYKHFCKDEVNWEGKVLDTVASPLQYRYRTKLTPHYDVPRSGVNGLDVPRLGFGWRGKASWLNINKVKDEEVLGREFDNNDLPSEHPDSEKPAMRKRSIRPYFGDVLDIEDCIIGTDILRLGFVNERKKLAKEWNEGIKSKKGVTILLRENSVSNKDEDFKERTSFGSMNIESGDVTQLEVDIPGIDGEVTKTCVTDNQKIVSDYVDTGLGRKLRFDFIANEFFQNNNSILPKVIKYVRDNLGGEAELEYLVDAYCGSGLFSVSIASDQKSHLKKVLGVEISERAVEFAKRNAQLNQIGEDQCDFIQGKAEKLFEHIDFPKEKTGVILDPPRKGCDEIFLKQLSEFEPNRIVYVSCNVHSQARDVRYFLNETDKGHHYEIESIRGFDFFPQTHHVESVAVLKRK is encoded by the coding sequence ATGAGTTTATCATATTGGGTTCGACAGAGTCAGCGGGTTATTCATCACACTTCCATTCGCTATATCATGTCCATAAGTGCTTCTGTTGAGGAGATGCGGGCTCAACGTGAAGTTCCGCTGGGTTTAGATGAAAGACCAAGTCTAACGAAGAGGAACAAACCAATCAATCCAAACAGCAAGAGTAACGAAGCTAAACGTAAGCGTCCTTCTCATAGAAAGCCACCACGCACAAACTTTGACCACACGTCTCCTCTTGGTGTTTTAACGGAGTTTGAGATACCGAACATGCTTGTGGAACATCATGAAAAAGTGTGTGCGTTATTGGGATGTGACGCCAAAGAGACGCCATATTTGACCATCAAGGATGTTTTAAATCCGGTTAGGGATATAATAAACGATGACGGTGTACTGGATGCCTTCAATTGGAGGGAATTGCAAAATGTGCAAGTTTTGAGTATGTCTGCCAAGGGTGACGGGTTGGCCATTATTCGTTCGCCGACGTTTGAGAAGGTTGTGCAATGTCAAGAGTTTGCCAATGAACGTGATAGGGAGAGATTGGAGCAGTGGAAGAGAGACCATCCTGAGGAGGTTGCCAAGGAAGAGGAAAGGATCAGGCTAGAGGAGGAGAGGCATCAGGCATGGAGACTCGCAAATCCAGAATTGGCAGCAAAGTcggatttgaagaagaacagTACTGAAGAGAACATTGATGAACAAGGTCAGCAGGATcacaagaagaagaagcgGAGAAGAAACGgtatatttgaatttgagcCATACCGCCGTCAAATCAAGGCTGAAGATATGCCAAAGGTCCAAATTGCAACAATTCCATTTGCGTTTCCTGGTGACGttgtcaatatcaaagtGTTCCATACCAACCAACACTATGTTGACTCCGAGATTATGGAATTTGTAAAATTGTCCAAGTTAAGGCCTGAGAGCGAGAGAGGGTTAACCAAACCGATGGAGACCAAATGTGCCTATTTTGGAATTTGTAGTGGATGTCAATACCAATCGATCTCCTATGAATCGCAATTGGAGATCAAGaaagaagttgttgaaaatgcatACAAACATTTCTGTAAGGATGAAGTTAATTGGGAGGGCAAGGTTTTGGATACTGTTGCATCACCATTACAATACAGGTATCGTACTAAGCTAACTCCACATTATGACGTTCCAAGAAGCGGTGTTAATGGTCTGGATGTTCCAAGATTGGGGTTTGGATGGCGTGGCAAGGCATCGTGGTTGAACATCAATAAGGTCAAGGATGAGGAGGTTCTTGGGAGAGAATTTGATAACAATGATTTACCATCCGAGCACCCTGATAGCGAGAAGCCTGCAATGAGGAAGAGGTCTATCAGGCCGTACTTTGGTGATGTCTTGGACATTGAAGACTGTATTATTGGTACCGATATTCTCAGACTTGGCTTTGTCAATGAGCGGAAGAAACTTGCGAAGGAGTGGAATGAGGGAATCAAGTCGAAGAAGGGAGTCACCATATTGTTGAGGGAGAACAGTGTCTCCAACAAGGATGAAGATTTTAAGGAACGTACCAGTTTTGGGTCTATGAATATTGAGAGCGGCGACGTTACCCAACTTGAAGTTGACATTCCTGGTATAGATGGTGAAGTCACCAAAACCTGTGTGACAGACAACCAAAAGATTGTCAGCGACTATGTCGATACTGGGTTGGGTAGGAAGTTAAGGTTCGATTTCATTGCCAACGaattcttccaaaataACAACTCCATTTTACCCAAGGTAATCAAATACGTTCGGGATAACCTAGGTGGTGAAGCCGAGTTGGAATATCTGGTTGATGCCTATTGTGGGTCTGGACTATTCAGTGTCTCCATAGCCTCTGATCAGAAGAgccatttgaagaaggtcTTAGGGGTCGAGATCAGTGAACGGGCTGTTGAGTTTGCCAAGCGGAATGCGCAACTGAACCAAATTGGAGAGGATCAGTGTGATTTCATCCAAGGTAAGGCGGAGAAGTTATTTGAACATATTGATTTCCCCAAGGAGAAGACTGGAGTTATTTTGGATCCTCCACGTAAAGGCTGTGACGAGATATTCCTCAAACAACTCTCTGAGTTTGAGCCTAATCGGATTGTCTATGTCTCGTGTAATGTGCATTCACAGGCGAGAGATGTTCGGTACTTCCTCAATGAAACAGACAAGGGACACCATTACGAGATTGAGAGTATTAGAGGATTCGATTTCTTCCCCCAGACGCATCACGTTGAGAGCGTTGCAGTTTTAAAACGTAAATAG